One Ficedula albicollis isolate OC2 unplaced genomic scaffold, FicAlb1.5 N03244, whole genome shotgun sequence genomic window carries:
- the LOC101817386 gene encoding sulfotransferase family cytosolic 1B member 1-like: PGTWAQYLEEFMAGRVAYGSWYDHVKDYWERRKDHPILYLFYEDLKEDLRREIAKVAQFLGQKLSEAALDTITRHTSFEAMRDNPATNYSKVPSDLMDHGVSPFMRKGTTGDWKNHFTVAQNERFDQDYAQKMSDTDLCFRTQL; this comes from the exons CCAGGGACATGGGCCCAGTACCTGGAGGAGTTCATGGCTGGCAGAG TGGCATATGGTTCCTGGTACGACCACGTCAAGGACTACTGGGAGCGCAGGAAGGATCACCCCATTCTCTACCTCTTCTACGAGGATTTGAAGGAG GACCTCCGTCGGGAGATTGCCAAGGTGGCCCAGTTCCTGGGGCAGAAGCTGTCGGAGGCAGCGCTGGACACCATCACCCGACACACTTCCTTTGAGGCCATGCGGGACAACCCTGCTACCAACTACAGCAAGGTGCCCTCCGACCTCATGGACCACGGCGTGTCCCCCTTCATGCGCAAAG GCACCACCGGAGACTGGAAGAACCACTTCACCGTGGCCCAGAACGAGCGCTTTGACCAGGACTATGCGCAGAAGATGTCGGACACCGACCTGTGCTTCCGCACTCAGCTCTGA